DNA from Paraburkholderia sp. ZP32-5:
GGGTGACGGCGTCTGTACCGACAAGCTGTCGGACCTGGCCGGCGACGCAACCGACAACATCGTCTGCTCGGAAGCCGGTATGGCGCTCGAAAAGATGGCGGGCGGCAAGGCGTTCGAAGCGAAGTACGAGAAGCGCTTCGGCCAGCCGATCCAGATCTACGCTCCGTTCACGTATGACGCGGTGTACATCATCGTCGACGCGATGAAGCGTGCGGGCTCGACCGATCCGGCGAAGATCCTCGCAGCGATGCCGACGACCGACTACAAGGGCGTGATCGGCGAAACGACGTTCGACTCGAAGGGCGACCTTCAGCACGGCGTGATCTCGCTGTACAACTACAAGCAGGGCAAGAAGACACTGCTCGACGTGGTGAAGATGTAATTTACGTGACCGGAGGCGGCGCAAGCCGTCTTCGATTCACTGTTGATCAGGCACGTAGGCCGCGAGGCTTACGTGCCTTTTTTATTGTGGATTCGTGTTTCCTGCTTCTTGCGGATCGCGACGCGCAGGTGCCAGCGATGCCGCCGCGTCAGAGCCAGACGTTCAGAGTCAGACGTTCAAACGCCGCAGCACCTTCGGCCCGGCCAATGCGATTGCCGCGGAGCATATGGCGACGACCGACAGGCCGATCGTCAGATTGGTCATCTGCGTGACCGCGCCGATGATGACCGGCCCGAGCAGCAGCCCAAAATACGCGAGCCCCGCGACGTGCGCGAGCCCCTCGGCCGCGTGGATGCCCTTCACGCTCGCGGCTGCCGCGAACAGCACCGGCATCATGTTCGCGAGGCCCAGACCGATCAGCGCGAAGCCGGCGAGCGCGGCGATCGGATTGGGCAACAGCAGCGCGTCGACCATGCCCGCGCATGCGAGCGTGGCGCTGATCATCACGAGTTGCGGTGCGCCGAACCGCGCGCGCACCGCGTCGCCGGCAAAGCGGGCCGCCGCCATGCCGCCCGAAAACGCCGCGTAAGCCGCGCTTGCGAGCGCGGGTGTCGCCAGCACGACGTCGCGCATATAAACAGTGGCCCAGTCGTACATGGCGCCTTCGGCGATCAGCGCGACCAGCGCCATCGTGCCGAGCGCCCACAGCGCGCCCGAGCGCCAGCGGCTCGCGCGCGGCGTGGCGGCATCGGGATGCTCGGCGTGCGGCACGTGCGGCAGCACCGACGGGCACGCGAGCAGCAGCACGAGCGCGCTGACCGCGGCGGCGAGCGCGAGATGCAGCGCCGGTGCCATGCCGCGCGACAGCAACGCGCCGCCGACCGCCGCGCCGAACATCCCGCCGAGGCTGAACATGCCGTGCAGCGCCGACATGATCGGTCTGCCGAGCGCCTTTTCGACGGCGCTCGCCTCGGCGTTCATCGCGACGTCGAGCGTGGCCATGCCCGCGCCGAATATGGCCAGCACGATCAGCAACATCCAGTAGGCCGGCACGACCAGAATCAGCGCCGCGCATGCGGCCATCGCCAGACCGCCGGTCAGGCACGCGCGGCGGGTGCCGACCCGGGCGATCCACGAGCCGTTGGTCACCATCGCGCCGATCGAGCCGCCGGCCACCGCGAGCAACGCGAACGACAGCAACGCGGCATTCAGATGGAAGCGGTCGCGCACGGTCGGCACATGCACGCCCCACGATGCGTACATCATGCCGGCGATGAAAAACAGCGCCATCGTCGCGACGCGTGCCCGCTGCCGCGCGGTGACGGGCAGGTCGCGATGAGCGGCGGGCAGGACGGCGACTTCGGGGGCTTGAGGATCGGGCACGGAGGTCTCGGGGGAGTTGCGCGTGAGAAAGCGCATTGAAAGCGGACTTCCGATTCTATCGAAGCACTGTCTCTTATGCTTGCATGGCGTGCAAAGGACTTGGACGGGTCCGCGGCGACGGCTACGATTGATACGGTCCACTCCGTCATCCACCGAGGTCCGCTCGCTTGAACATTCCCGCTCACGCCCCGCTGCACCTGCTGCATACGGCCGCTGTCGGCACCCTCGCGACCCACGCGCGCCAGCCCGAGGGCTTTCCTTATCCGTCGATGCTGCCGTTCGCGCCGGACGCGCGGCATCGTCCGACGATCCTGATCAGCCGGCTCGCCGAGCACACGCACAACCTGCATGCCGACCCGCGAGCCGGCTTCCTCGCGGTCGACGCCCCGGATGGCGACGTACTCGGCGGTCAGCGCGTCACGCTGCTGGGCACCTTCGAGCCGATCGACTCGAGCCCGGAAGTCGTGCGGCGCTATCTGCGATATCACCCGGACGCCGAGCGTTATCTGGTGCTGGGCGACTTCTCGTTCTGGACGATGAAACTCGAACGCCTGCGATATATCGGCGGCTTCGGCGCGATGGGCTGGTTGAATGGCAATGAGCTCGATCCGCTTGCACCGCT
Protein-coding regions in this window:
- a CDS encoding MFS transporter translates to MALFFIAGMMYASWGVHVPTVRDRFHLNAALLSFALLAVAGGSIGAMVTNGSWIARVGTRRACLTGGLAMAACAALILVVPAYWMLLIVLAIFGAGMATLDVAMNAEASAVEKALGRPIMSALHGMFSLGGMFGAAVGGALLSRGMAPALHLALAAAVSALVLLLACPSVLPHVPHAEHPDAATPRASRWRSGALWALGTMALVALIAEGAMYDWATVYMRDVVLATPALASAAYAAFSGGMAAARFAGDAVRARFGAPQLVMISATLACAGMVDALLLPNPIAALAGFALIGLGLANMMPVLFAAAASVKGIHAAEGLAHVAGLAYFGLLLGPVIIGAVTQMTNLTIGLSVVAICSAAIALAGPKVLRRLNV
- a CDS encoding HugZ family pyridoxamine 5'-phosphate oxidase is translated as MNIPAHAPLHLLHTAAVGTLATHARQPEGFPYPSMLPFAPDARHRPTILISRLAEHTHNLHADPRAGFLAVDAPDGDVLGGQRVTLLGTFEPIDSSPEVVRRYLRYHPDAERYLVLGDFSFWTMKLERLRYIGGFGAMGWLNGNELDPLAPLHAIEENELMDEFGARLAAAGAVKLLGVDRYGADLQRDGARVRLAFDSARSDNGTLRAALEVCIQRYLN